In Croceicoccus sp. Ery15, a genomic segment contains:
- the prfA gene encoding peptide chain release factor 1 — protein MNVSDTRLSQIAQRFAELEARLASGTLEGDEFVAASRDYAELEPVAREAAGVAAMRAELAELREMLSDPEMKAMAADDIDRIERELPDAEAKLAVALLPRDSADSRPAMLEIRAGTGGDEAALFAADLFRMYERYASEQGWKVETISANASDIGGFKEVVANVSGQGVFAKLKFESGVHRVQRVPVTESGGRIHTSAATVAVLPEPDEVDVQIDPGDLKIDIYRASGAGGQHVNTTDSAVRITHLPSGIVVTQQDERSQHKNRAKAMQVLRARLYEKMRDEAHGEEAEARKAMVGSGDRSERIRTYNFPQGRVTDHRIGLTLHKLPEVLEGPGLGELVDALIAEDQAKRLAAQNG, from the coding sequence ATGAACGTTTCCGACACCCGCCTGTCCCAGATCGCGCAGCGCTTTGCCGAGCTCGAGGCGCGGCTGGCGTCGGGCACGCTGGAGGGTGACGAATTCGTCGCCGCCAGCCGCGATTACGCGGAGCTGGAACCCGTCGCGCGCGAGGCGGCGGGCGTTGCCGCGATGCGGGCCGAACTGGCCGAACTGCGCGAGATGCTGTCGGACCCCGAGATGAAGGCGATGGCCGCCGACGATATCGATCGGATCGAGCGCGAATTGCCCGATGCCGAGGCGAAGCTGGCGGTTGCCCTGCTGCCGCGCGATTCCGCCGACAGCCGCCCCGCCATGCTGGAAATCCGCGCGGGCACCGGCGGCGACGAAGCGGCGCTGTTCGCTGCCGACCTGTTCCGCATGTATGAACGCTATGCATCGGAACAGGGCTGGAAGGTCGAGACGATCAGCGCCAATGCGTCCGACATCGGCGGGTTCAAGGAAGTGGTCGCCAATGTCTCGGGCCAAGGCGTTTTCGCCAAGCTGAAATTCGAAAGCGGCGTCCACCGCGTGCAGCGCGTGCCCGTCACCGAAAGCGGCGGGCGCATCCACACCAGCGCCGCCACCGTCGCCGTCCTGCCCGAACCGGACGAGGTCGATGTGCAGATCGACCCCGGCGACCTGAAGATCGATATCTACAGGGCCAGCGGCGCGGGCGGGCAGCACGTCAACACCACCGATTCGGCCGTTCGCATCACCCATCTGCCCAGCGGCATCGTTGTCACCCAGCAGGACGAACGCAGCCAGCACAAGAACCGCGCCAAGGCGATGCAGGTGCTGCGCGCGCGTTTGTACGAGAAAATGCGCGACGAAGCCCATGGCGAGGAGGCCGAGGCGCGCAAGGCCATGGTCGGCAGCGGCGACCGTTCCGAACGCATCCGCACCTATAATTTCCCGCAAGGGCGCGTGACCGATCATCGCATCGGGCTCACCTTGCACAAGCTGCCCGAAGTGCTCGAAGGCCCCGGCCTTGGCGAACTGGTCGATGCGCTGATCGCCGAGGATCAGGCCAAGCGCCTCGCTGCCCAGAATGGATAA
- the prmC gene encoding peptide chain release factor N(5)-glutamine methyltransferase, which yields MMRMADVAAALRDGAARLAPVTDAARLEAEWLMAHALGCSRSDLLLRHMADAAPDSFDALVTRRAGGEPLAHVTGGTEFYGLPLRVTPDVLVPRSDTELLIELAQEARANTAPQRVLDCGTGSGALLLAALSVWPEARGIGIERSLAAIEVARVNMAALQMQNRAEIMEGDWTQTGWADALGRFDLILANPPYIATADPDLAADVAASDPHQALFAGDDGLDDYRLLVPAMPTLLAKGGVALFEIGSRQAEAVIELAQTAGLRARAHKDLAHRPRAVAMWSAI from the coding sequence ATGATGCGCATGGCTGATGTCGCCGCTGCGTTGCGCGACGGTGCGGCGCGGCTTGCCCCCGTGACCGATGCCGCGCGGCTGGAGGCCGAATGGCTGATGGCGCATGCGCTGGGCTGTTCGCGGTCCGATCTGCTGCTGCGCCATATGGCCGATGCCGCGCCGGATTCGTTCGACGCGCTGGTCACGCGCCGTGCGGGCGGCGAACCGCTGGCCCATGTGACCGGCGGGACCGAGTTCTATGGCCTGCCGCTACGGGTGACGCCCGATGTGCTGGTCCCGCGCTCCGACACCGAATTGCTGATCGAGCTGGCGCAGGAAGCGCGGGCAAACACCGCGCCGCAACGCGTGCTCGACTGCGGAACGGGGTCGGGTGCACTGCTGCTGGCGGCCTTGTCGGTCTGGCCCGAAGCCCGCGGCATTGGGATAGAGCGCAGCCTTGCCGCGATAGAAGTCGCGCGCGTCAATATGGCGGCTTTGCAAATGCAGAACCGCGCCGAAATCATGGAAGGGGACTGGACGCAGACAGGATGGGCGGACGCATTGGGCCGGTTCGACCTGATCCTTGCGAACCCGCCCTATATCGCGACCGCCGATCCCGACCTTGCCGCCGACGTCGCCGCCAGCGATCCGCATCAGGCGCTGTTCGCGGGCGATGACGGGCTGGACGATTATCGCTTGCTGGTCCCCGCGATGCCGACGCTACTGGCAAAGGGCGGCGTAGCGCTCTTCGAGATAGGGTCGCGACAGGCCGAAGCGGTCATCGAACTTGCGCAAACGGCGGGATTGCGCGCCCGCGCGCACAAGGATCTGGCCCATCGACCACGCGCCGTCGCGATGTGGTCCGCGATCTGA
- a CDS encoding DUF4167 domain-containing protein — MNSNRGNNRRRGRNNNRSQGGGQHLNRIDSRARGNAPQLLDKYKKLAEEASRNGDRVQAEYYLQFADHYFRVIADGKARQDEQRQKREDARGDRDSDDDTNEDEYDNRGNDSDREPRSRRESSDDNPFVRDNRQRRSRRQRDDEQAADNDETEDSVKNSGGLDPQALPPAIGDTGSDDAPAEKPKRTRRPRKPKVAESEAAGGDDSDMQQAVNG; from the coding sequence TTGAACAGCAATCGTGGCAATAACCGCCGCCGTGGCCGTAATAACAACCGGTCGCAGGGTGGCGGACAGCATCTAAACCGGATCGACAGCCGGGCACGTGGCAATGCGCCGCAGCTGCTCGACAAGTATAAAAAGCTTGCCGAGGAAGCGTCGCGCAACGGCGATCGTGTCCAGGCCGAATATTACTTGCAGTTCGCCGACCATTATTTCCGCGTCATCGCCGACGGCAAGGCCCGTCAGGACGAGCAGCGCCAGAAGCGCGAAGATGCGCGCGGCGATCGCGATTCGGACGACGATACGAACGAGGACGAGTACGACAATCGCGGCAATGACAGCGACCGCGAGCCGCGTTCGCGCCGCGAATCGTCGGACGACAATCCCTTCGTGCGCGACAATCGCCAGCGCCGTTCGCGCCGCCAGCGCGATGACGAACAGGCCGCCGATAATGACGAGACCGAGGATTCGGTGAAGAATTCGGGTGGTCTCGATCCTCAGGCTCTGCCGCCTGCGATCGGCGATACGGGCAGCGACGATGCGCCGGCCGAAAAGCCCAAGCGCACGCGCCGTCCGCGCAAGCCCAAAGTGGCCGAATCCGAAGCGGCCGGCGGCGACGATAGCGACATGCAGCAGGCCGTGAACGGCTGA
- the lnt gene encoding apolipoprotein N-acyltransferase, protein MAKAVSLPARIKPLADARWFRPAAALACGLFAATGFVPLGWWPLALAALAGLMALGFTAPNAAKAFRTGWLFGLGHFTLGLNWIATAFTYQAAMPVWLGWVGVVLLSGFLAIFTGLILLAAWATAVHGRDRLSPAAFLFAFAALWIGGEFLRATIFTGFAWNPLAAIALGGFDRPGLAVTAQFLGTYALSGLVVLLAGCWWLAVRQYRQPLVAGALALLPIAMMLGPWPVVGQRAGTLPFRLVQPDIRQEVLNEPQWYERHFVKTIQLSGVEPDDNRTRLVIWPESGVPDYLREGYPERYYRQATFAADPAIARARISTLLGPGALLLTGTIDLVIPPGGNRATGAENVVTAIGPDGEIAGGYAKAHLVPFGEYLPLRPLLEPVGLTRLVPGTLDFRAGPGPRTLDLGRWGKAGIQICYEIVFSGEVVDPDHRPDYIMNPSNDGWFGAWGPPQHLAQARLRAIEEGIPVLRSTTTGISAVIDAGGVVRAHVPRHTAAAIEGKVPPALAPTPFARWGLALSLGWGVLLFGIALVALRLRGV, encoded by the coding sequence ATGGCGAAAGCCGTGTCCCTGCCTGCGCGCATCAAGCCGCTTGCCGATGCGCGCTGGTTCCGGCCAGCCGCAGCCCTGGCATGCGGGCTTTTCGCGGCAACGGGCTTCGTGCCGCTGGGTTGGTGGCCACTGGCGCTGGCGGCGCTTGCCGGATTGATGGCGCTGGGCTTCACCGCGCCGAATGCGGCCAAGGCGTTCCGCACCGGATGGCTGTTCGGCCTGGGCCATTTCACGCTTGGCCTGAACTGGATTGCGACGGCCTTTACCTATCAGGCGGCGATGCCCGTCTGGCTCGGCTGGGTCGGCGTGGTGCTGCTGTCGGGCTTTCTGGCGATTTTCACCGGCCTGATCCTGCTGGCGGCATGGGCGACGGCTGTGCATGGCCGCGACCGGCTTTCCCCCGCCGCTTTCCTGTTCGCCTTTGCGGCGCTGTGGATCGGCGGCGAATTCCTTCGCGCCACAATATTCACCGGTTTTGCATGGAACCCGCTGGCCGCGATCGCGCTGGGCGGGTTCGACCGGCCGGGACTGGCGGTAACGGCGCAATTTCTTGGCACCTATGCGCTGTCGGGGCTGGTCGTGCTGCTTGCCGGGTGCTGGTGGCTGGCGGTTCGGCAATATCGTCAGCCGCTGGTCGCAGGTGCTTTGGCCCTATTGCCAATCGCGATGATGCTGGGCCCCTGGCCCGTCGTTGGCCAGCGCGCGGGCACTTTGCCGTTCCGGCTGGTGCAGCCCGACATCCGGCAGGAAGTATTGAACGAGCCGCAATGGTACGAACGCCATTTCGTCAAAACCATCCAGCTTTCGGGCGTCGAGCCCGACGATAATCGCACGCGACTGGTGATCTGGCCCGAATCGGGCGTTCCCGACTATCTGCGCGAAGGATACCCCGAACGCTATTACCGGCAGGCGACCTTTGCCGCCGATCCCGCCATCGCCCGTGCGCGCATTTCGACCCTGCTGGGGCCGGGGGCATTGCTGCTGACAGGCACGATCGATCTGGTGATCCCGCCCGGCGGCAACCGGGCGACGGGTGCGGAAAACGTCGTGACCGCCATCGGACCGGACGGAGAGATCGCTGGCGGCTATGCCAAGGCGCATTTGGTGCCGTTCGGCGAATATCTGCCGTTGCGCCCCTTGCTGGAGCCGGTCGGGCTGACGCGGCTGGTGCCCGGCACGCTGGATTTCCGTGCCGGTCCGGGCCCCCGCACGCTCGATCTGGGCCGTTGGGGCAAGGCGGGCATCCAGATCTGTTATGAAATCGTGTTTTCGGGAGAGGTCGTTGATCCCGACCACCGCCCCGATTACATCATGAACCCGTCCAACGACGGCTGGTTCGGCGCATGGGGGCCGCCGCAACATCTGGCGCAGGCACGTCTGCGTGCGATCGAGGAAGGGATTCCCGTCCTGCGGTCCACCACCACAGGAATCAGCGCGGTAATCGATGCGGGCGGCGTGGTCCGCGCCCATGTCCCGCGCCATACTGCCGCGGCGATAGAGGGCAAGGTGCCCCCCGCGCTGGCGCCGACGCCCTTTGCCCGATGGGGACTCGCCCTCTCTCTGGGATGGGGTGTCCTACTATTCGGGATCGCGCTTGTTGCCTTGCGGCTGCGCGGGGTTTAA
- the metK gene encoding methionine adenosyltransferase, whose product MRQNFLFTSESVSEGHPDKVSDQISDAIVDLMLAKDPEARVACETMTTTQLVVLSGEIRCKPMYDLSREEWKFNNYWAPGARDEIESAVRRTVKEIGYEQTGFHWETLTFENHLHGQSAEIAQGVDADESTNKDEGAGDQGIMFGFACDETPDLMPATLDYSHKILQRLADDRKSGAAPFLEPDAKSQVTLRFEDGKPAACTAIVVSTQHKPGYHTGEKEAELKAYVKQVVADILPHNLLSEETVYHINPTGAFEIGGPDGDAGLTGRKIIVDTYGGAAPHGGGAFSGKDPTKVDRSAAYIARYLAKNIVAAGLATRCTIQLSYAIGVAHPLSIYVDTHGTAADGVADAALEDAIRNIESLGGLTPRGIRTRLQLNRPIYRTSAAYGHFGRKAADGMFPWEQTDLVEELKAALATPVTA is encoded by the coding sequence ATGCGTCAGAACTTCCTCTTCACCTCGGAAAGCGTGTCCGAAGGCCATCCTGACAAGGTTTCGGACCAGATTTCGGACGCCATCGTCGATCTGATGCTGGCCAAGGACCCCGAGGCGCGCGTCGCCTGCGAAACGATGACGACGACCCAACTGGTCGTGCTGTCGGGCGAAATCCGCTGCAAGCCGATGTACGATCTTTCGCGCGAGGAGTGGAAGTTCAACAACTACTGGGCCCCCGGCGCGCGCGATGAAATCGAAAGCGCAGTGCGCCGCACGGTCAAGGAAATTGGCTATGAACAGACCGGCTTCCACTGGGAAACGCTGACGTTCGAAAACCACCTGCACGGCCAGTCCGCCGAAATCGCGCAGGGGGTGGACGCCGACGAATCGACCAACAAGGATGAGGGCGCGGGCGATCAGGGCATCATGTTCGGCTTTGCCTGTGACGAGACGCCCGATCTGATGCCCGCCACGCTGGATTACAGTCACAAGATCCTGCAGCGCCTTGCCGACGACCGCAAATCGGGCGCGGCCCCTTTTCTGGAACCTGACGCCAAGAGCCAGGTGACCCTGCGGTTCGAGGATGGCAAGCCCGCCGCCTGCACCGCCATCGTCGTCTCCACCCAGCACAAACCCGGCTATCACACGGGCGAGAAAGAGGCGGAGCTGAAAGCCTATGTAAAGCAGGTGGTGGCCGATATCCTGCCGCACAATCTGCTGTCGGAAGAGACAGTCTATCACATCAATCCCACCGGCGCGTTCGAGATTGGCGGACCCGACGGCGATGCGGGCCTGACCGGCCGCAAGATTATCGTCGACACCTATGGCGGCGCGGCCCCGCATGGCGGCGGTGCGTTTTCGGGCAAGGACCCGACCAAGGTGGACCGTTCGGCGGCCTATATCGCGCGCTATCTGGCGAAGAACATCGTCGCCGCCGGTCTGGCCACGCGCTGCACGATCCAGCTGTCCTATGCCATTGGTGTGGCGCACCCGCTGTCGATCTATGTCGATACCCATGGCACGGCGGCGGACGGCGTTGCCGATGCGGCGCTGGAAGATGCGATCCGCAACATCGAATCGCTGGGCGGATTGACCCCGCGCGGTATTCGCACCCGTCTGCAGTTGAACCGGCCGATCTATCGCACTTCTGCCGCCTATGGCCATTTCGGGCGCAAGGCAGCTGACGGCATGTTCCCGTGGGAACAGACCGATTTGGTCGAAGAGCTGAAGGCCGCGCTGGCGACCCCTGTCACCGCCTGA
- a CDS encoding lysozyme: MPSYPAKPYNPAAPDLTPRIIAELIAHEGIVCEAYRDSVGVWTWSVGLTDASGHKVERYKDNPQSLSHCMAVFVWALRRQYLPDVLAAFGAHQPAEHELAAALSFHWNTGGIARAEWMRLAMAGDRTAARPAMLNWAKPASLLGRRRKEQALFFDGIWSEQGKALVYSVAKPSYSPVNGRQVPVADVLAGVFAAEEQPVMAPVPVPVPGPVAEPVSASTSVTPPASAAPVCTAESQTGWLRRIFGFG; the protein is encoded by the coding sequence ATGCCCAGCTATCCCGCCAAGCCCTATAACCCCGCTGCGCCCGACCTGACCCCCCGCATCATCGCCGAACTGATCGCGCATGAAGGGATCGTCTGCGAAGCCTATCGCGATTCGGTAGGTGTATGGACGTGGAGTGTCGGCCTGACCGATGCGTCCGGTCACAAGGTGGAGCGGTACAAGGATAATCCGCAAAGCCTGTCGCATTGCATGGCCGTGTTCGTCTGGGCACTGCGTCGCCAGTATCTGCCCGATGTGCTGGCCGCATTCGGCGCGCACCAGCCCGCAGAGCACGAGCTGGCCGCGGCGCTGTCGTTCCACTGGAACACCGGCGGAATCGCGCGGGCCGAATGGATGCGGCTGGCCATGGCGGGCGACCGCACGGCTGCCCGTCCCGCCATGCTGAACTGGGCGAAACCCGCTTCGCTGCTGGGCCGTCGCCGCAAGGAGCAGGCCCTGTTCTTCGATGGCATATGGAGCGAGCAGGGCAAGGCGCTGGTCTATAGTGTCGCCAAGCCGTCCTATAGCCCCGTCAATGGTCGGCAAGTGCCGGTGGCTGATGTGCTGGCGGGCGTTTTCGCGGCAGAGGAGCAGCCGGTCATGGCGCCCGTGCCCGTGCCCGTGCCCGGACCAGTGGCCGAACCAGTATCGGCATCCACGTCCGTCACACCGCCTGCTTCCGCCGCGCCGGTCTGCACCGCCGAATCGCAAACGGGCTGGCTGCGCCGAATTTTCGGCTTTGGCTGA
- a CDS encoding bifunctional UDP-sugar hydrolase/5'-nucleotidase, which yields MIRPLIASLAALVLTACASVPAGPAAPSSDLAPLTVRIIGINDFHGNLLPHKRKSDAGPLTPDGRAIDAPVGGAAVLATAVRQLRAQNSDSLVISAGDLISASPLVSSLFLDEPSIGVMNRIGLEFNAVGNHELDRGWQELLRMQNGGCEQFGLREPCQVENPFEGADFPFLAANVTRPDGSLLLPAYGIRHFGSGEREVAVAVIGLPLRGVPALVSPTGIEGLNFGDEADAINALVPKLLDEGADAIIVAIHQGFEADGYYDSGDDCGGAIGPLNDILKRLDPRVDLVISGHTHRYFICEYSQFDPTRDFLVTSTGYGSGMVADLVVTIDPAKHDVRVKAAEMVIVQSEDPNFRRFAPDPEIAAYVAQYEQASRAAAERPVGRISGPAREDGWENALGNMIADAQLAATRANGAQIAFMNEGGVRTDLVPETADGTVTFAQIYAVQPFGNVLMTMDLTGAQIAAALEQQFTVPDAPEVLSVSDGFTYRLDRTKPVGQRVSDMRLDGTPIVSDARYRVTVNSFLAGGGDRFTVFAEPENKTIGPVDLDSFEAWIDGEGGRALPATDRITLIGG from the coding sequence ATGATTCGCCCCCTTATCGCTTCGCTGGCCGCGCTGGTCCTTACCGCCTGTGCCAGCGTTCCTGCCGGTCCCGCCGCCCCTTCTTCCGATCTTGCGCCGCTGACCGTGCGGATCATCGGAATCAATGATTTTCACGGCAATTTGCTGCCGCATAAGCGAAAAAGCGATGCCGGACCGCTGACGCCCGACGGCAGGGCGATCGATGCGCCTGTCGGCGGTGCGGCAGTATTAGCGACGGCGGTGCGGCAATTGCGCGCGCAGAACAGCGATTCGCTGGTCATTTCCGCAGGCGATCTGATCAGCGCCAGCCCGCTGGTCTCCTCGCTGTTTCTGGACGAGCCATCTATCGGGGTGATGAACCGCATCGGTCTGGAGTTCAATGCGGTCGGTAATCACGAGCTTGATCGCGGGTGGCAGGAATTGCTGCGCATGCAGAACGGCGGGTGCGAGCAATTCGGTTTGCGCGAACCCTGTCAGGTCGAAAACCCGTTCGAGGGGGCAGACTTCCCGTTTCTGGCCGCCAATGTGACCCGTCCCGACGGATCGCTGCTATTGCCAGCCTATGGCATCAGGCATTTCGGCAGCGGAGAGCGCGAGGTCGCGGTCGCCGTGATCGGCCTGCCGCTGCGGGGCGTGCCCGCGCTGGTATCGCCCACGGGGATCGAGGGGCTGAATTTCGGGGACGAAGCCGACGCGATCAATGCGCTGGTGCCAAAGCTGCTGGACGAAGGGGCGGACGCGATCATCGTCGCCATCCATCAGGGGTTCGAGGCGGATGGCTATTACGATTCGGGCGACGATTGCGGCGGGGCCATCGGGCCGCTGAACGATATCCTGAAACGGCTCGATCCGCGGGTGGACCTTGTGATTTCGGGTCATACGCACCGCTATTTCATCTGCGAATACAGCCAATTCGATCCGACCCGCGATTTTCTGGTGACCAGCACCGGATATGGATCGGGCATGGTTGCCGATCTGGTGGTGACCATCGATCCCGCAAAGCATGACGTGCGGGTCAAGGCCGCCGAAATGGTCATCGTGCAGTCCGAAGACCCGAATTTCCGCCGTTTCGCGCCCGATCCCGAAATCGCCGCCTATGTCGCGCAATATGAACAGGCTTCGCGCGCGGCGGCGGAACGCCCGGTCGGACGCATTTCGGGCCCCGCGCGCGAGGATGGCTGGGAAAATGCGCTGGGCAATATGATCGCGGATGCCCAGCTGGCCGCCACCCGCGCCAATGGCGCGCAGATCGCCTTTATGAACGAGGGCGGGGTGCGCACCGATCTGGTGCCCGAAACGGCGGATGGCACGGTGACATTCGCGCAAATCTATGCCGTGCAGCCATTCGGCAATGTGCTGATGACGATGGATCTGACCGGCGCGCAGATTGCCGCCGCGCTGGAACAGCAATTCACCGTGCCCGACGCGCCTGAAGTGCTGTCGGTGTCCGACGGTTTTACCTATCGGCTGGACCGCACCAAACCGGTGGGCCAGCGCGTTTCGGACATGCGTCTGGACGGCACGCCGATTGTGTCCGATGCCCGTTACCGCGTCACGGTGAACAGCTTTCTGGCAGGCGGCGGCGACCGGTTCACGGTGTTCGCCGAGCCGGAGAACAAGACAATCGGCCCGGTCGATCTGGATTCGTTCGAAGCATGGATCGACGGCGAAGGCGGGCGCGCCTTGCCCGCGACGGACCGGATCACGCTGATCGGCGGTTAA
- the glnE gene encoding bifunctional [glutamate--ammonia ligase]-adenylyl-L-tyrosine phosphorylase/[glutamate--ammonia-ligase] adenylyltransferase, whose translation MVEETTSARWDDALHRARAHAPFLSDLLDRETDLAALLAKGEGEAALAAALARDDADVGVRLRRQRRGLALVLGVGDLAGAFPLPRVMAELSAFADRSLDTAIREAVGHRVPDRDVWGDAPVGMVALALGKQGAGELNYSSDIDPILLFDPQTIPRRERDEPAEAAQMAARRLVQTMGAATAEGYVLRVDLRLRPASEVSPLAISYDAAMTHYESSALAWERAAFIRARSASGDVAAGERFLNAIKPFVWRKSLDFGAIDEISRLVRRIRESYDGTPRPGPGYDLKRGRGGIREVEFYAQTHQLIHGGRIPELRVRGTRQALDALAAAGIIGAADAQELGESYDRLRVIEHRLQMVRDRQTHSLPATAGELDNVARLDGLADGAALVAELDHVTARVGERFDRLLEAHGGKAEPAASAPANLAELGFENPAALAERIAGWKDGRVKCLRSDNALAAFAEIEPALLTALAGAPMPERAITRWEQMLARLPSAFNLFKLLAARPGLLDTLARVLALSPALADALARRGDLLDTLIDRTAFALPPSVEELEREYAADAPDYETLLDRVRREVSERRFAMGVQLLDHAHDPLAIAAGLSRTAEAAIDVLARGAADEFANDHGRIEGSQLVVLGFGRLGGGVLTHASDLDLVYLFTGDHAAESDGRRPLGATQYFNRLAQRVSAALSVPTAEGALYEVDTRLRPSGSQGLLAVSIDSFARYQREQAWTWEHMALMRARVLHGPPQAAAVLDAFVRDLVADPRDGDALRGAVLEMRGEMARHKPPAGPLDVKLLRGGLVDLEFLAHYLQLREGGGPDGAFLTPDLRGAVHALAQAGLVPGTLVDAHDLLTRLLVSLRLVAPDARELPDAARDVLVANALDGAEGDWDLLLAALDKARHAVAGAWAQIFGETLEL comes from the coding sequence ATGGTAGAGGAAACAACATCCGCCCGCTGGGACGATGCGCTGCACCGCGCGCGTGCCCATGCCCCGTTTCTGTCGGACCTGCTCGACCGCGAAACCGACCTCGCGGCACTGCTGGCAAAGGGGGAGGGGGAGGCCGCGCTGGCGGCGGCGCTGGCGCGCGATGATGCGGATGTGGGCGTACGGCTGCGGCGGCAGAGGCGCGGTCTGGCGCTGGTGCTGGGCGTAGGCGATCTGGCAGGCGCATTCCCGCTGCCGCGCGTGATGGCGGAATTGAGCGCCTTTGCCGACCGCTCGCTCGACACCGCGATCCGCGAGGCGGTCGGCCATCGCGTGCCCGATCGTGACGTTTGGGGCGACGCGCCCGTCGGCATGGTCGCGCTGGCGCTTGGTAAACAGGGTGCGGGGGAATTGAACTACTCCTCCGACATCGACCCGATCCTGCTTTTCGACCCGCAGACGATCCCGCGCCGCGAACGCGACGAACCCGCCGAAGCCGCGCAAATGGCTGCGCGGCGGCTGGTCCAGACGATGGGGGCGGCCACGGCAGAGGGCTATGTGCTGCGCGTCGATCTGAGGCTGCGGCCCGCATCGGAAGTCAGCCCGCTGGCCATCAGCTATGATGCCGCGATGACGCATTACGAAAGCTCTGCCCTTGCGTGGGAGAGAGCGGCGTTCATCCGCGCGCGCAGCGCATCGGGCGATGTCGCGGCGGGGGAAAGGTTTCTGAATGCGATCAAGCCGTTCGTCTGGCGTAAATCGCTCGATTTCGGTGCCATCGACGAAATTTCGCGCCTCGTCCGCCGTATCCGCGAAAGTTACGACGGCACGCCGCGCCCCGGCCCCGGCTATGATCTGAAACGCGGGCGCGGCGGCATCCGCGAGGTCGAATTCTATGCCCAAACGCATCAGCTGATCCATGGCGGGCGCATTCCCGAATTGCGGGTGCGCGGCACGCGGCAGGCGCTGGACGCGCTGGCGGCGGCGGGCATCATCGGCGCGGCGGATGCGCAGGAACTGGGCGAAAGTTACGACCGGCTGCGCGTGATCGAACACCGGTTGCAGATGGTGCGCGACCGGCAAACCCATTCGCTGCCCGCCACCGCCGGGGAACTCGACAATGTCGCACGGCTCGACGGGCTGGCCGATGGCGCGGCGCTGGTGGCAGAGCTGGACCATGTTACCGCCCGCGTGGGCGAACGGTTCGACCGGCTGCTCGAGGCGCATGGCGGCAAGGCGGAGCCTGCCGCGTCCGCTCCCGCCAATCTGGCAGAGCTGGGGTTTGAAAATCCCGCTGCCCTTGCCGAACGGATCGCGGGGTGGAAGGACGGGCGCGTCAAATGCCTGCGATCCGACAATGCGCTGGCCGCCTTTGCCGAGATCGAGCCCGCGCTGCTGACCGCTCTGGCGGGCGCGCCCATGCCCGAACGCGCGATCACGCGCTGGGAACAGATGCTCGCGCGGCTGCCCTCGGCGTTCAACCTGTTCAAGCTGCTGGCGGCGCGGCCCGGCCTGCTCGATACTCTGGCGCGGGTTCTGGCGCTGTCGCCCGCTCTGGCCGATGCGCTGGCGCGGCGGGGCGATCTGCTCGACACCCTGATCGACCGCACGGCATTCGCCCTGCCGCCATCGGTGGAGGAGCTGGAGCGCGAATATGCCGCCGATGCACCGGATTACGAGACTTTGCTGGACCGCGTGCGCCGTGAAGTGAGCGAGCGGCGCTTTGCCATGGGCGTGCAGCTTCTGGACCATGCGCATGACCCGCTGGCCATTGCGGCGGGCCTGTCGCGCACGGCAGAGGCGGCCATCGATGTGCTGGCCAGGGGTGCGGCGGATGAATTTGCAAATGATCACGGACGGATAGAGGGCAGCCAACTGGTCGTGCTGGGTTTCGGGCGGCTGGGGGGCGGCGTGCTGACCCATGCCAGCGACCTTGACCTTGTCTATCTGTTTACCGGCGATCATGCGGCGGAATCGGACGGGCGACGCCCGCTGGGCGCAACGCAATATTTCAACCGGCTGGCCCAGCGCGTCAGCGCGGCGCTGTCGGTCCCCACGGCCGAGGGTGCGCTTTACGAAGTGGATACGCGGCTGCGCCCGTCGGGATCGCAAGGATTGCTGGCGGTCAGCATCGATAGCTTTGCCCGCTATCAGCGCGAACAGGCATGGACGTGGGAGCATATGGCGCTGATGCGCGCGCGCGTGTTGCACGGTCCGCCGCAGGCCGCCGCCGTTCTGGACGCATTTGTGCGTGATCTGGTCGCCGATCCGCGCGACGGGGACGCCTTGCGCGGCGCCGTGCTGGAGATGCGGGGCGAAATGGCGCGGCACAAGCCGCCTGCGGGCCCGCTGGATGTCAAACTGTTGCGCGGCGGGTTGGTCGATCTGGAATTTCTGGCGCATTATCTGCAACTGCGCGAAGGTGGTGGTCCCGATGGCGCCTTTCTGACACCCGATCTGCGCGGGGCAGTGCACGCCTTGGCACAGGCGGGGCTGGTGCCGGGCACGCTGGTCGATGCGCATGATCTGCTGACGCGGCTGCTGGTATCGCTGCGGCTGGTCGCGCCCGATGCAAGGGAATTGCCCGATGCCGCGCGCGATGTGCTGGTCGCCAACGCGCTTGACGGAGCGGAGGGCGATTGGGACCTGCTGCTCGCCGCCCTCGACAAGGCGCGCCATGCGGTGGCAGGGGCATGGGCACAGATCTTTGGCGAAACACTGGAGCTTTGA